The nucleotide sequence CGCGAGTTCATCCCTAACATGAACATCTTTGATTATCTGCAGGGGCGCATTCCCAGTCTGACCATTGAACGCGGTGGTCAGTTTGGGAATTACCGGTTGTTTTACCGGCAGGCCGGCGCCAGACAGCCCATGCAACTGTACCTGGATGAAGTGCCCACCGACGCCAGCATGATCGCCGCTATTCCGCCTTCCGATATTGCGCTGGTAAAAGTATTTCCCAGTTTTGCGGGCGCACCCGGTGGTGGCGGCAATGGGGTGCTTGCGGTGTACACCAAACGCGGCGATGAACTCAACCGCTCTATGGAATCATCTGCCACCATTGTGGATTATGAAGGGTACAGCATTATGAAGGAATTCTATGCCCCCGATTACGCCATACCTGCGGCCAACCAATACAACGACTACCGGCTGACGCTCGACTGGAAGCCCGAAGTATTTGTTTCCGGCAGCGATCAGCGCATCTCCATCCCTTTTTATAATAATGACCGTACCAGGCGGTTCAAGATAGTTGCCGAAGGAATTACCAGCACCGGTAAATTATTGATGGTGGAGCAGTATGTGGAGCGGGGTACAAAATAAAATACTGAACGTCACTAAAACGCCTTAACCGCATTGAAGCTGATGCCTTCATATTTTTAAAGATCACCGGTGCGCTGCACCTGTTCACACCTGTTTTACCTTTTGGGCTATTGCGGTTGACGCCGCTAACGCAGCTTAGAAAATCAAACACCGTTTTCATGCGTTCTGAGATAAGGTGCAGCGCACCGGCTGCCCCGATAGCAAGATCATTATGTCGGTCATGAGCCGCAGCGCGGCGGTAACCTATCAAAAATTGTTGCATATCTATGTACCTATGTTCCCGTTTGTTTTTGAACGATCGATTGATTCAGCCAATGCAATTCAAAAAAAACAAGCCGGAATTTCCTTTCCATCCATGGCTCAGGTGCAGCGCACCAGAAATCCCGGTAACAAGATCATGATATTACATGTGAGCCGCAGCGCAGCGGTAACCTGTCGGAAGATTATTTCATAATTATTGCACTTATGTCCTTCTTGTTTTTGAGTTGCACTAAATTTGACGCTGCTAACCAGCTCAGAAAATCAAACACCGTTTTCAAGCCTTCCGAGATAAGGTGCAGCCCGCCGGCCGGCCCCGTAGCAAGATCATCACGTCAGGCATGAGCCGCAGCGCGGCCGTAACCTGTCGGAAGATTATTCATATTACTGCACTTATGCCCTCTTGTTTTTGAGTTGCACTAAATTTGACGCTGCTAACACAGCTCAGAAAATCAAACACAACTTTGCCTTCTGAGATAAGGTGCAGCGCGCCGGCCGCCTCGTAGCAAGATCATCACATCAGGTATGAACCGCAGCGCGGCCGTAACCTGTCGGAAGATTATTCATATTACTGCACTTATGCCCTCTTGTTTTTGAGTTGCACTAAATTTGACGCTGCTAACACAGCTCAGAAAATCAAACACAACTTTGCCTTCTGAGATAAGGTGCAGCGCGCCGGCCGCCCCCGTATCAAGATCGTCACATCAGGCATGAGCCACAGCGCGGCGGTGAGCTGACAGAAGATTATTTCATATTACTGCACCTTATGCCCCTCTTGTTTTTGAATTGCACTAATTTGACGCTGCTAACACAGCTCAGAAAATCAAACACGGTTTTCATGTCCTCTGAGATAAGGTGCAGCGCGCCGGCCGCCCCCGTAGCAAGATCATCACGTCAGGCATGAGCGGCGGTGAGAAAATAGCTTCATAGCTATGTGCCCCATGTTCCCGTTTGTTTTTGAACGATCGATTGATTCCGCCAATGCAATTCAAAAAAAACAAGCCGGAATTTCCTTTCCATCCAAACACGGTTTTCATGTCCTCTGAGATGAGGTGCAGCGCACCGGTTGCCCCGATAGCAAGATCATTATGTCAGGCATGAGCCACAGCGCGGCGATGATATACCTGCGATAGCCATTTGTAAAAATAAACCGGCGCCGCTCAGCCATACCGACCAATATAATAACCTATTACGGATACTTTATCCAGGTTTCTACACGGAACACCGGTAATCAGCAATCGAAATAATAAACGGCAATTTGAAATATATAAAAAATAAATTATATTTACTGCAAAAAAACCAGCTATGGCAAACACCTACACGCAATGTTATGTGCATTTGGTCTTTTCTCCCAAAAACAGAGAAGCATTAATCAAATACCAGTGGCAGGATCAACTTGAAAAGTATATCACCGGTATTATACAGAATCAAAAACACAAGCTGCTGGCCATTGGCTCAATGCCCGACCACATTCACATTTTCATTGGCTATAATATAAATCAGCTGATACCAGATCTTGTGGAAACAATAAAAACCTCTTCTTCTGCCTGGATCAAATACTCCGGGTTATCCGCTTTCAAATTTGAATGGCAACGGGGCTACGGCGCTTTTACGCATTCGCATGCCCAGGTAGACACTGTTATAAATTATATCCGTAACCAGGAGACACATCATAAAAAGAAAAGTTTTAAAGATGAATATCGCGACTTGTTAAAAGAGTTTGAAGTTGGATTTAATGAAAATTATCTATTTGACTTTTTTGACCAGCAATAAAATAAATGTCCTGTCTTTTTCTGAATGAAATCACACAATATATTGGACAGTCCTATTATCAAACTAGCTTTTAACTAAAATTACCGGTGCGCTGCACCTGTATGCCCGTTTGCTTTTGAGGCTATTGCGATTGACGCTGCTAACGCAGCTTAGAAAATCAAACACCGTTTTCATGCGTTCTGAGATAAGGTGCAGCGCACCGGCCGCCCCCGTAGCAAGATCATCATGTCGGGCATGAGCGGCGGTGAGAAAATAGCTCCATAGCTATGTGTCCATGTTCCCGTTTGTTTTTGAACGATCGATTGATTCCACCAATGCAATTCAAAAAAAACAAACCGGAATTTCCTTTCCATCCACGGCTCAGGTGCAGCGCGCCGGCCAGTCCCGTAACAAGATCGTCATGTCGGGTGTGAGCCGCAGCGCGGCGGTAACCTATCAGAAGATTATTTCATATTACTGCACTTATGCCCTCTTGTTTTTGAATTGCACTAATTTGATGCTGCTAACGCAGCTCAGAAATTCAAACACGGTTTTCATGTCCTCTGAGATGAGGTGCAGCGCAGCGGCTGCCCCGATAGCAAGATCATCATGTCGGGCATGAGCCGCAGCGCGGCGGTGAGCTGACAGAAGGTAGTTTTATATTTCATGAAGCTATAACCGGGCACAAAGTTCAGCCTTCCGCTTCCTCGCCTGCTTTGCTTATCTTTATTGCCAAACGTATACTATGACCATCGGATCGATTATAGAAATCCTTGAATCCATAGCCCCCGCTGCCCTGCAGGAAAGCTACGACAACGCCGGCTTACTGACCGGCCAGCCCAACTGGTCCTGCACGGGTGTGCTTTGTTGTCTGGATACAGTTGAGGCAGTTGTTGATGAAGCTATTGAAAAGGGCTGCAACCTGGTGGTAGCCCATCATCCGATCCTTTTCTCGGGGTTAAAAAAGATCAATGGTAATAATTATGTGGAGCGTACGATCATCAAAGCCCTAAAAAATGATATAGCGATCTATGCCATCCATACCAACCTTGATAATGTACTGCATGGTGTGAATGGCAGGATCGCAGCACAGCTCGGACTTACCAACCTGCAGCTGCTGGCGCCGAAACAGCAGCAGCTTGAAAAACTCTATTTTTTTGTGCCACAGGAACACGCCGAAAAGGTCAGGTCCGCTATTTTTGCGGCCGGCGGCGGTGCCATCGGTAATTACCGGGAATGCAGTTTCAGCGCAACCGGAAGAGGCACATTCCTTCCGGGAAATGATGCCCGGCCTTTTACCGGCGAGACCGGCAAACGCCATGAGGCTGAAGAACTGAAAATTGAGATCCTTTATCCCTTCCATCTGAGGAACAGGATACTGGCGGCGCTGCGCAACAACCATCCTTATGAAGAGGTTGCCTATGAAACCATTACCCTAAACAACCTTCATCAGGAGATCGGCGCTGGTATTACCGGGGAGCTTCCCGAAGCCCTGGAAGAAACCATATTCCTGCAACGGCTCAAATCGGTTTTTGACCTTCAGGTGGTCCGCCATACGGCCCTGCTTGGTAAAAAGGTCCGGAAAATAAGTATCTGCGGTGGAGCCGGCAGCTTTCTGACAAAAGCCGCAATAAGCTCAAAATCAGACGCATACATCACCGCAGATATTAAATATCACGAATTTTTTGATGCGGACGGCAAGATCCTGCTGGCGGACATCGGGCATTATGAAAGTGAACAGTTCACCATAGATTTACTCCATCACATTTTACAGGAAAAAATCCCTAACTTTGCCGTCCTTAAAACAGCGGTAAATACCAATCCTGTACATTACCTGTGATGTGGATTTTATTGGCTGCTTTTAACTAATATTCAAACAGTAAGAAACATATGCCACAAATTAAAGAGTTTTCAATTGAAGAAAAACTGGGCTCCCTGATCAATCTGCAAAAGATCGACAGCAAGTTGGATGAGATCAAAATTTTAAAAGGAGAGCTCCCTATGGAAGTAGCTGACCTCGAAGATGAGATCCACGGACTGCGCTCCCGGCAAACACGGATTGAAGAAGAGATCAACGGTGTTACCGAATTCATTGAAGAACGCAAAGGGGCAATCAAAGAATCAGAAGAACTGGTAAAAAAATACGAGAAAGACAGCGAAAACGTAAAGAACAACCGCGAGTTTGAAGCCATCAATAAAGAGATCGAAATGCAGCAGCTGGAGATCAAACTGGCAGAAAAACACATCAAGGATGCCAATGAAGAGATCGCTGACAAACTCCTTCTGCTGGAAAAAGCAAAAAAGAACCTGACCGCCAAGGAAGGGGTACTGGAGCTGAAAAAAGCGGAGCTGGAAAAGATCATTTCTGCGAATGAAAAAGAGGAAAAAGAATATCAGAAACTTTCCCAGTCAGCAAAAGATAACGTAGAACCCCGCCTGCTGGCCAGCTATGAAAAAATCCGCGGTAATTTTCGCAATGGGCTGGCAGTAGTACCCGTAGTACGCGACGCCTGCGGAGGTTGTTTTTATGCCATCCCTCCTCAAAAACAGAGCGAGATCAAACAACATAAAAAGATCATCGCCTGCGAGAACTGCGGCCGCATCCTGGTGGATGAAGAACTGCACAATACCGTTGAAGTAAAATAATTGAAAGATTTTTTCCTGTCTGCCTGCAGACAGGCTTTTTATTTTCCCCCATTTGCAAGAATGGGGGTTTTTCTTGCCCGGCCTGTCACAATCTCATCTTATGACCGGATAAACTGTTAACAGAATATGAAACAGAAATTCCCGAATTGAGATGCAGCAATTGAGCGTTCTTTTTCTTAATTTGCCTTCCGATGCTGAAACAATTACATATCAAGAACTATGTGATCATCGATGTACTGGAGATCCGGTTCTCCAGCGGTATGAACATAGTGACCGGTGAAACCGGTGCGGGAAAGTCGATCATACTCGGCGCTCTGTCGCTCATACTGGGCGAAAGAGCGGATACCGCAGCCCTGGTTGATAAAGAAAAAAAATGCATTATCGAAGGGTTGTTCACACCAGGAACTGTAAGCGAGATCACGGAATTCCTTGAAGCCAACGACCTGGATCCTTCTCCCGAGATCACTATCCGGCGGGAGATCGGCGTCAACGGGAAAAGCCGTGCTTTTATCAATGACACTCCGGTGAACCTCTCACAACTGCAGCAGCTGAGCTCATTGCTGGTAGATCTTCACCAGCAGTTCGATACGCTTCAGCTGGGTGATACAGATTTCCAGGTACATGTACTGGACGCCCTGGCCAGCAATACAAAACTGGTCGGCGACTACCGTTTAAGTTTTGCCGAATGGCAGCAACATAAAAAAAAGCTGGAGCACCTCAAAGAGCAGCAGGCCCGGCTGGATAAAGAAAGCGATTACAACCAGTTTCAGTATGATGAACTGGCCGAAGCCAATTTCAAGGACAACGAACTCGAGGAGATCGATGCTTCCTTAAAACTTCTTTCCAATTCGGAAGGCATCAAAGGCGCCCTGGGCAAAGCTTATAACGAACTCGAAGAGGGAGAGCAGCCCTTGGTGCAGCAATTAAAAAGTATTGCACACCTGCTCAGCAATTACAGTAATTTCCATAAGGACCTCCCCGACCTGGTAAACCGGCTGAACAGCGCACAGGTGGAGCTGCAGGATATTGCCGCAGAACTGGAACACATCAGCAATGCCATTCATTATGATCCGGAACAGATAGAGGCGCTTGGCGACCGGCTTTCCATAGGCTATAAGCTTCAGAAAAAACACGGTGTGCAATCCACTGCAGAACTGCTGGACTTACAAAAGGAACTGGAAGAAAAACTGCAGGGCGTGGCACATATCCAGGAGGACATTGCCGCGCTGGAAGCCGCTACCGAACAACACCGCCGGTCGGCCGAAGGCTTTGCCAAAAAGATATCAGATGCCCGTAAAAAACAGATCGCGCCTTTTGAGAAAAAAGTAGACGCACTCCTTACCCAGGTAGGTATGCCCAATGCGGCCCTCCGTGTTTCTTTTGAAAAAAGATCATTAGGCCCCCAGGGAGCAGATGCGGTAGACTTTTTATTTGATGCCAACAAAAGCGGTCAGTTCAAACCCGTTGACAAAGTAGCCAGTGGTGGTGAGCTGAGCCGTCTTATGCTTTGCATCAAAAGTCTTGTGGCCCAGCGTATGAACCTCCCTACCCTGATCTTCGACGAAATTGATACAGGGATATCAGGTGAAGCCGCAAAACAGGTAGGCATTATTATGAAAGACCTGGCCGGCAGCCGGCAGGTGATCTGCATCACACACCAACCGCAGATTGCCGGACGCGCCGACGCCCATTATTTTGTATACAAGGAAGTATCCGGCAAACAGGTACGGACAGGTATGCGTCAACTGGATACGGAGGAACGGATCACTGCTATTGCAAAAATGCTCAGCGGCGAAAAGCCCACGGCCGCTGCATTAGAGAATGCAAGGGAAATGGTGCAGGCATAAATTTTTGTTTAAGGTTTAAGGTTCAATGTTCCAGGTCAGGTCCGTTTTACACTCGATGCAAGCGGGCAAATCTGTAATCCCGAACGCGATCTGCTGAAGGCTGTTTACTGATAACTGACCGCTAAAGGCTGAAAGCCGATTGCTGACCGCCCCGAACGATACTCATTTCCACATTCTCACATTCACAAATTTTCAAATTACTCCGACACCACATAGCTCAAACAAAGCCCGGAAAGCTGTTGCAGCTGCACTTTTAAGCGACTGTCTGTAAGCATAAAATGACAATTGAACTGGGACCGCGCATCATTATAACCGGTAAACCGGATGTGCTCCCGGAAATCCACTTTGCCAAGGCCATACCATTTGTACACGGCTTCCTTGGCCGACCAGATCTGCGTGTGCTCGGCTACAGAAAGCGGATTGAGCTGATCCATTTCCGCAGGACTGATAAATTTATGCCGGATCGCGACCACTTTTTCTACAGGGATCTCGATATCGATACCCACGCGATGATCCCTGCTGACAATAGCCGCTGCATAATCGCCGCAATGCGAAATAGAAAAATGATAGGCGTCGTCGGGCAGGAACGGTTTCCGCGTTTCTGCTACCTGTATCAAATGATAAGGAAAACCGGGAAACAGGTATTGCAGCAAAAAACGGCCGGCAAGATGTTGCAACATCTTATGGGGGTGGGTCACTTCACGGTGCAGCGGTACCTTCTCCTTAAAAAAAGCAGCGTCCTCCCCGATCTTCCAGATACCGAGCCGGGTGGAATTGTTAATTTCTTCTTGAAAAATAACAGGCATAAATAGCGGGATTCTCTTAATTTGTGCAAGTTAAGGATTTCAAACGGGGACAGGAGTTTCTAAAAATTTGTTTAGTGCATATATTATCATCCTGAAGCGGTACTGCTGAATTTGTTTCAGTAATTACCCATTCGGTGAGCGGTATAATTTTTCAGAGATCGTCACTCCCCTTTTCAAAGAATGAATCATGATCTTATCTGACCTGCGCATACTGGAAGAAATTGAAAAAGGAACCATCCGGATCGAACCCTACGACAGGAGCTGCCTGGGAAGCAATTCCTATGACGTGCACCTGGGCGCCTGGCTCGCAACCTATAAGAACCATCAACTGGATGCCAAACAGCATAATGAGATCGCTTATTTTGAAATACCTGAAGATGGCTTTGTACTCTATCCTCATATTTTTTACCTGGGCGTAACGCTGGAATATACAGAGGCCCATGCCCATGTTCCATTCCTTGAAGGCAAATCCTCCACAGGGCGTCTTGGCATTGACATACATGCCACAGCTGGTAAAGGCGATGTGGGTTTTTGCGGACACTGGACACTGGAGATCTCTGTAAAGCAACCGGTAAAGATCTACAAAGGGATGCCCATCGGCCAGCTGATCTATTTTCCTGTTGAAGGAGAAATCGAAGTAAAATACAACCAGAAGAAAAACGCCAAATACAGCAGTCAGCCCGACCGCCCCGTCGAAAGCATGATGTGGAAGAACAAGTTTTAACTCCTTCGCTACTGGTCAGTTACAATAGCTAACTAACGAAAGTTAGAATCTAAATCACTATTTTTGCCCCGGCTGAGCATTTTAAACTACATTTATTCAATAAATATATTTGTTCTATGGCTTTAGAGGATCTGGTGATGCCCAAATTAGGAGAAAGCATTATGGAAGCAACCATTTTAAAGTGGTTGAAGCAGGTGGGTGATGCCGTGGAAATGGATGAGACCGTCCTGGAAATCGCAACCGATAAAGTAGACAGTGAGGTACCCAGTACAGCCAGCGGTGTTATTGAAGCCATCCTTTATAACGAAAATGATGTGGTGCCGATTGGTACCGTTATTGCCCGGATCCGGACGGAAGGAGTTGCTGAAGAAACCGCAGCGCCGGAACCTGCTCCGCAACAGGCACCACCACCTGCGCCCGAACAGGAGCAGGAAGCCGAAGTGGTTTCATCCACTATTAAGCCGGAGGCCGCCTCCACTTCTGCTGCCCGGTTCTATTCCCCCCTTGTACTGAATATCGCCGCCAGCGAAGGGATCGCCATGAGTGAGCTGGAAAAAATACCGGGTACCGGAAAGGAAGGCCGCGTTACAAAAAATGATATCCTCGACTATGTGGCCAACCGGTCCCGGCAACAGACACCCGCAACAACGGTTACACCTCCGGCAGTTACGGTTGCCCCTGCAAAGGAACCACAACAAAACAGCACCCTGGATGTAAGTCGCTACGGAAGCAATGTGGAGATCGTGGAAATGGACCGCATGCGCAAACTGATCGCAGACCACATGGTACGCAGCAAGCAGACCAGTCCGCACGTTACCAGCTTCTCTGAAGCCGACGTGACCAACATGGTGATGTGGCGGGAAAAAGTAAAAAAAGATTTTGAGAAAAGGGAGGGCACCAAGATCACCTTTATGCCTTTGTTCATCGAAGCCATCACCAAATGCATCAAACGGTTTCCGCTGATCAACAGCTCCGTGGAAGGCGATAAGATCATCATTAAAAAAGACATCAATATCGGTATGGCCACCGCCCTTCCCAGCGGCAACCTGATCGTTCCTGTTATAAAAAATGCAGATCAGCTTAATCTTACCGGGCTGGCCAAACGCGTGAATGGCCTTGCTGATGCGGCACGCAACAATAAGCTCAAAGCAGAAGATACGCAGGGCGGCACGTTTACCATTACCAATGTGGGCACCTTCGGCAGCCTTGCAGGTACTCCCATTATCAACCAGCCCCAGGTGGCCATCCTGGCAGTAGGCGCTATCAAAAAACGCCCTGTAGTGGTGGAAACGCCGCAGGGCGACAGCATTGCGATCCGCCATATGATGGTGCTCAGCATGAGCTATGACCACCGGGTGGTAGATGGAGCCCTTGGGGCTACCTTCCTCAGTGCTGTAGCCAAAGAGCTGGAAAGTTTTGTTCCGGTTGAGATGTGAGCTTAGAGCTGACAGTATTAAGCGGTCAGTTGTAAGCGAAGCCAGCTGATTGCTGAAGCCTTAAAGCTGATACCAGCCATAAATTACTAATGAAAGCGGTCTTCCTTCTTAGCCTCCTGGTGCTATTCGCTGCATGCAGCAGACCATTCATCCGCTCCGTGGGATACATCTACTCCCAAAAACAGGACCGGCAGGAACGGAAATGGATGCTGGTCTGGAGAGATGATTTCAATGAACATAATCTCGACACCGGCAAATGGACCATCATCCCGCCAGGCAAATCGGATTGGAACAAACATATGAGCAGCAACAAT is from Niabella beijingensis and encodes:
- the recN gene encoding DNA repair protein RecN, with product MLKQLHIKNYVIIDVLEIRFSSGMNIVTGETGAGKSIILGALSLILGERADTAALVDKEKKCIIEGLFTPGTVSEITEFLEANDLDPSPEITIRREIGVNGKSRAFINDTPVNLSQLQQLSSLLVDLHQQFDTLQLGDTDFQVHVLDALASNTKLVGDYRLSFAEWQQHKKKLEHLKEQQARLDKESDYNQFQYDELAEANFKDNELEEIDASLKLLSNSEGIKGALGKAYNELEEGEQPLVQQLKSIAHLLSNYSNFHKDLPDLVNRLNSAQVELQDIAAELEHISNAIHYDPEQIEALGDRLSIGYKLQKKHGVQSTAELLDLQKELEEKLQGVAHIQEDIAALEAATEQHRRSAEGFAKKISDARKKQIAPFEKKVDALLTQVGMPNAALRVSFEKRSLGPQGADAVDFLFDANKSGQFKPVDKVASGGELSRLMLCIKSLVAQRMNLPTLIFDEIDTGISGEAAKQVGIIMKDLAGSRQVICITHQPQIAGRADAHYFVYKEVSGKQVRTGMRQLDTEERITAIAKMLSGEKPTAAALENAREMVQA
- the dcd gene encoding dCTP deaminase gives rise to the protein MILSDLRILEEIEKGTIRIEPYDRSCLGSNSYDVHLGAWLATYKNHQLDAKQHNEIAYFEIPEDGFVLYPHIFYLGVTLEYTEAHAHVPFLEGKSSTGRLGIDIHATAGKGDVGFCGHWTLEISVKQPVKIYKGMPIGQLIYFPVEGEIEVKYNQKKNAKYSSQPDRPVESMMWKNKF
- a CDS encoding zinc ribbon domain-containing protein, whose translation is MPQIKEFSIEEKLGSLINLQKIDSKLDEIKILKGELPMEVADLEDEIHGLRSRQTRIEEEINGVTEFIEERKGAIKESEELVKKYEKDSENVKNNREFEAINKEIEMQQLEIKLAEKHIKDANEEIADKLLLLEKAKKNLTAKEGVLELKKAELEKIISANEKEEKEYQKLSQSAKDNVEPRLLASYEKIRGNFRNGLAVVPVVRDACGGCFYAIPPQKQSEIKQHKKIIACENCGRILVDEELHNTVEVK
- a CDS encoding Nif3-like dinuclear metal center hexameric protein; protein product: MTIGSIIEILESIAPAALQESYDNAGLLTGQPNWSCTGVLCCLDTVEAVVDEAIEKGCNLVVAHHPILFSGLKKINGNNYVERTIIKALKNDIAIYAIHTNLDNVLHGVNGRIAAQLGLTNLQLLAPKQQQLEKLYFFVPQEHAEKVRSAIFAAGGGAIGNYRECSFSATGRGTFLPGNDARPFTGETGKRHEAEELKIEILYPFHLRNRILAALRNNHPYEEVAYETITLNNLHQEIGAGITGELPEALEETIFLQRLKSVFDLQVVRHTALLGKKVRKISICGGAGSFLTKAAISSKSDAYITADIKYHEFFDADGKILLADIGHYESEQFTIDLLHHILQEKIPNFAVLKTAVNTNPVHYL
- the tnpA gene encoding IS200/IS605 family transposase; this translates as MANTYTQCYVHLVFSPKNREALIKYQWQDQLEKYITGIIQNQKHKLLAIGSMPDHIHIFIGYNINQLIPDLVETIKTSSSAWIKYSGLSAFKFEWQRGYGAFTHSHAQVDTVINYIRNQETHHKKKSFKDEYRDLLKEFEVGFNENYLFDFFDQQ
- a CDS encoding dihydrolipoamide acetyltransferase family protein, whose product is MALEDLVMPKLGESIMEATILKWLKQVGDAVEMDETVLEIATDKVDSEVPSTASGVIEAILYNENDVVPIGTVIARIRTEGVAEETAAPEPAPQQAPPPAPEQEQEAEVVSSTIKPEAASTSAARFYSPLVLNIAASEGIAMSELEKIPGTGKEGRVTKNDILDYVANRSRQQTPATTVTPPAVTVAPAKEPQQNSTLDVSRYGSNVEIVEMDRMRKLIADHMVRSKQTSPHVTSFSEADVTNMVMWREKVKKDFEKREGTKITFMPLFIEAITKCIKRFPLINSSVEGDKIIIKKDINIGMATALPSGNLIVPVIKNADQLNLTGLAKRVNGLADAARNNKLKAEDTQGGTFTITNVGTFGSLAGTPIINQPQVAILAVGAIKKRPVVVETPQGDSIAIRHMMVLSMSYDHRVVDGALGATFLSAVAKELESFVPVEM
- a CDS encoding 4'-phosphopantetheinyl transferase family protein; the encoded protein is MPVIFQEEINNSTRLGIWKIGEDAAFFKEKVPLHREVTHPHKMLQHLAGRFLLQYLFPGFPYHLIQVAETRKPFLPDDAYHFSISHCGDYAAAIVSRDHRVGIDIEIPVEKVVAIRHKFISPAEMDQLNPLSVAEHTQIWSAKEAVYKWYGLGKVDFREHIRFTGYNDARSQFNCHFMLTDSRLKVQLQQLSGLCLSYVVSE